A window of Diospyros lotus cultivar Yz01 chromosome 14, ASM1463336v1, whole genome shotgun sequence contains these coding sequences:
- the LOC127791016 gene encoding GRAS family protein RAD1-like translates to MVPSYLCCDGDQMNNGNNSGLNLNALSVMACYDLPLLQSSAAAIWIPTGPPPAEEGGHSKRLRRTESVPESNGSGNSVWVSGGGSGFRRNNSAPSLTTVQFRNQVLTCIQRFSVPEAAEEDAKAEEDGVAGGDGTRLVLLLISCAEAVACRDKAHASALLSELRASALVFGSAFQRVASCFVQGLADRLAMVQPLGTVGSLAPAMNERDIDWEKQQEALRLVYDICPHIQFGHFVANNAILEAFEGENFVHVVDLGMTRGLPHGHQWRNLIQSLAARSGSPPGRLRITAVGSYAKRFQLIGNELEAYAESVGINLEFSVVESSLDSLKKEEIETFEDEVVVVNSILELHCVVKESRGALNSVLQIIHELSPRVLVLVEQDSSHNGPFFLGRFMEALHYYSAIFDSLDAMLPRFDTRRAKMEQFFFAEEIKNIVSCEGPARVERHERVDQWRRRMSRAGFQPAPIKMAAQAKLWLGKMMMMSSCEGFTIVEEKGCLVLGWKSKPIVAASCWKC, encoded by the exons TACTTGTGCTGTGACGGCGATCAGATGAATAATGGTAATAATAGTGGGTTGAATCTTAATGCTCTATCTGTAATGGCTTGCTACGATCTGCCATTGTTGCAGAGTTCGGCGGCGGCCATTTGGATCCCCACCGGGCCTCCGCCAGCCGAGGAAGGAGGCCATAGCAAGCGGCTGAGAAGGACGGAGAGCGTTCCTGAATCCAACGGAAGTGGCAACTCTGTCTGGGTTTCTGGCGGCGGCAGCGGATTCAGACGGAATAACAGCGCCCCCAGCCTGACGACGGTGCAGTTCCGCAACCAGGTATTGACTTGCATTCAAAGATTCTCCGTGCCCGAGGCGGCCGAAGAGGACGCAAAGGCTGAGGAAGACGGCGTCGCCGGCGGAGACGGGACGAGGCTGGTACTCCTCCTGATTTCGTGCGCCGAGGCCGTGGCTTGCCGCGACAAGGCCCACGCCTCTGCTTTGCTCTCGGAGCTGCGAGCCAGCGCGCTCGTCTTCGGCTCGGCGTTCCAGCGCGTGGCGTCTTGCTTCGTGCAGGGCCTCGCCGACCGGCTGGCGATGGTGCAGCCGCTGGGAACGGTCGGCTCGCTTGCCCCGGCCATGAACGAAAGGGACATTGACTGGGAGAAGCAGCAAGAGGCGCTTCGGCTCGTTTACGACATCTGCCCGCACATTCAGTTCGGGCACTTCGTGGCCAACAACGCAATATTGGAAGCCTTTGAGGGAGAGAATTTCGTCCACGTCGTGGACCTGGGGATGACCCGGGGGCTGCCCCACGGCCATCAATGGCGGAACCTGATCCAGAGCCTGGCTGCCCGTTCCGGGTCGCCACCGGGCCGCCTCAGAATTACCGCCGTCGGCTCCTACGCCAAGAGATTCCAG CTCATCGGCAATGAGCTGGAAGCCTATGCCGAGAGCGTCGGGATAAACCTGGAGTTCTCAGTGGTGGAAAGTAGCCTAGACAGcctgaagaaagaagaaattgaaacttTCGAAGACGAAGTGGTGGTGGTGAACAGCATTCTGGAGCTCCACTGCGTGGTGAAGGAGAGCCGGGGAGCTTTGAACTCCGTGCTGCAGATCATCCACGAGCTGTCTCCCAGGGTTTTGGTTCTGGTGGAGCAGGATTCCAGCCACAACGGGCCATTCTTCCTCGGCCGATTCATGGAAGCTCTGCATTACTACTCTGCCATCTTCGACTCGCTGGACGCGATGCTGCCCAGGTTCGACACGAGGCGCGCGAAGATGGAGCAGTTCTTCTTCGCGGAGGAGATCAAGAACATCGTGAGCTGCGAGGGGCCGGCGAGGGTGGAGCGGCACGAGCGGGTGGACCAGTGGCGCAGGAGGATGAGCCGGGCGGGGTTCCAGCCGGCGCCCATCAAGATGGCAGCCCAGGCCAAGCTGTGGCTggggaagatgatgatgatgagctcCTGCGAGGGCTTCACCATTGTTGAAGAGAAAGGCTGCCTGGTTCTGGGCTGGAAATCGAAGCCCATCGTCGCGGCTTCCTGCTGGAAATGCTGA